TATCCACGAGGGCCTTTATCGACAGGTCCACGGCCTCCTCGGGGAGTATGCCCCAGTGGGTGCCGCCGATGACCGCCCGGATGGGCAGGTCGGGAAGATGTTTTCGAACATGTTCGAGGGTGTTCACCGTTCCCGCATGGGCACACCCGAGAAGGACGACGAGTCCGCCTTCCGTGGATACGACCAGTGCTCCGTCATCGGGCACGGTGTCGACATCATAAGTCTCGCCCTTCTTGACGGCAAGCCGTTTGTCACCTGTTTCGAAGGATGAAAGCCGCGGTATCTCGCCGGTGAGGTACACCCCCTTCGCAATGTCGCGGAAACTGGAGGCCAGGTGGAAATCCGCGCCGCTCGCCTCCAGGGACTCTCTCCTTTCGCGCATGCCGATGAAACGAACCGTCATGTCCTCTCCCACGCGTTCCACGGCATATTTCTCATCGAATATGGCGGGATGGCCGTGGACCTCTACCGGTCCCGTCATGCCGAGAACATCCCTCATTCCCCCGGTGTGATCGTAGTGGCCGTGACTTAACAGGATCTTTTGAACCGATCGCAGGTCCCTCGAAAAGGTGAGGGAGTTTCT
This genomic window from Syntrophorhabdus sp. contains:
- a CDS encoding MBL fold metallo-hydrolase, coding for MEIQGRLRLTILCENVVANLRGIGEHGFAVFVETETGTYLFDTGAGIGILRNSLTFSRDLRSVQKILLSHGHYDHTGGMRDVLGMTGPVEVHGHPAIFDEKYAVERVGEDMTVRFIGMRERRESLEASGADFHLASSFRDIAKGVYLTGEIPRLSSFETGDKRLAVKKGETYDVDTVPDDGALVVSTEGGLVVLLGCAHAGTVNTLEHVRKHLPDLPIRAVIGGTHWGILPEEAVDLSIKALVDMEIGTVGVCHCTGIAYAARLIRELGERGFYASVGTVFEV